A single window of Chloracidobacterium sp. DNA harbors:
- the metH gene encoding methionine synthase encodes MTEFLDLLKEKIIVFDGAMGSNLQALDLTIDDWGGPNFENCSENLLYTRPDAIETVHRSFLDVGCDVIETNSFGGGEVVLQEFGIADKTYDVNFKAAELAKRLAREYSTYDKPRFVAGSIGPGTKLPTLGHITYTALKDAYREQVRGLYDGGSDIFIVETCQDLLQTKAALAAIFEFFEAQKIKIPVIAQVTIEVFGTMLNGTEIGAALTALEPFPIDVIGMNCGTGPKHMTDSFRYLCENAPMAVSVLPNAGLPEVRDGAQYYDESPESFAKQVEHFARDFGANIVGGCCGTSPEHLRQVVERVGQLSPKERNAKLIPSASSIYFQQPYTQDASFLIVGERVNASGSKKMRDLLDAEDWDGLVNLAKSQEKEGAHILDVNVDFVGRDGVADMHELASRLATAVKIPLMFDSTEWEKMEAGLEHAGGKSLLNSTNYEDGEPRYLKVIDIAKRYGAGIVVGLIDEDGMARLATDKVRIAHRAYKQAVENGISPHDIFFDPLALPISTGIEEDRKNADETIKAIRQIKAEMPEANIILGVSNISFGLNPAARVVLNSVFLHECVEAGMNSAIVNASKILPLMRFNEHEIDVARDLIYDRRKFEGDICIYDPLGEFSTMFEGKSAQSIKPDISNLPIEEKLKHHIIDGERIGLEDSLKVALEKYPPLEIINDILLDGMKTVGELFGSGQMQLPFVLQSAESMKAAVKFLEPYMEKAEGSNKGVLVLATVKGDVHDIGKNLVDIILTNNGYKVVNLGIKQPIDDILRAWEETGGDAIGMSGLLVKSTLVMRDNLELMNERGIKVPVILGGAALNRRYVDQDLIPLYNGKLFYARDAFDGLHAMDGITSLESSGSDVEVKSVAIGESSEPDDAIQTVVDVEDLVGDDAKLGTAAARVSTRSAGDTTHTTRSAISTDVAIPKAPFYGSKIVEITDLTKVFDFINETALFKGQWQYKQGKKSKEEYDEILESTVYPKFAEVKAKAIREKLLEAKVAYGYFPCQSKGNDLIIYQDDEKTERVRFTFPRQAVEQRGGKNLCLADYFASVESGKIDVVAFDLVTMGRKASEHSAELFKADNYTDYLLFHGLSVESAEALAEMWHKRIREELGIAGDDAPALTKLFHQGYQGSRYGFGYPACPDIEDQAKLFQLIPAKEIGVELSEEFQMHPEQSTSAIILHHPEAKYFNID; translated from the coding sequence ATGACAGAATTTCTTGATCTACTTAAGGAAAAGATCATCGTCTTTGACGGTGCGATGGGTAGCAACCTGCAGGCACTCGACCTGACGATCGATGATTGGGGCGGACCGAATTTTGAGAATTGTTCGGAGAATCTACTCTATACGCGTCCCGATGCGATCGAAACGGTGCACCGAAGCTTTCTGGATGTCGGATGCGATGTGATCGAGACCAACAGCTTTGGTGGCGGCGAAGTCGTTTTGCAGGAGTTTGGAATTGCAGATAAGACGTACGACGTTAATTTCAAGGCCGCCGAGTTAGCTAAGCGTCTCGCCCGCGAATATTCCACTTATGACAAGCCACGCTTTGTCGCCGGTTCGATCGGGCCGGGCACAAAACTGCCGACTCTCGGCCATATCACTTACACGGCTCTAAAAGACGCGTATCGCGAGCAAGTTCGCGGACTCTACGACGGCGGATCGGACATATTCATAGTCGAAACCTGTCAGGACCTTTTGCAGACCAAGGCGGCACTTGCGGCAATATTCGAATTCTTTGAGGCGCAGAAGATCAAGATCCCGGTCATCGCTCAAGTGACGATCGAGGTTTTCGGCACGATGCTCAACGGTACTGAGATAGGAGCGGCATTGACCGCACTCGAACCGTTTCCGATCGACGTGATCGGTATGAACTGCGGAACCGGTCCAAAGCATATGACCGACAGCTTTCGCTATCTTTGCGAAAATGCTCCGATGGCGGTCAGCGTTTTGCCGAATGCCGGATTGCCGGAGGTTCGCGACGGTGCACAGTATTATGATGAGTCGCCTGAGAGCTTTGCCAAGCAGGTTGAGCACTTTGCACGTGATTTCGGGGCAAATATCGTCGGCGGATGCTGCGGCACTTCGCCTGAACACCTGCGGCAGGTAGTCGAGCGTGTCGGACAGCTTTCGCCAAAAGAGCGGAACGCGAAACTCATCCCTTCCGCGTCGTCGATCTATTTTCAACAACCTTACACGCAGGACGCGTCATTCCTGATCGTCGGCGAACGCGTCAATGCATCGGGCTCCAAGAAAATGCGGGATCTGCTCGACGCTGAGGATTGGGACGGCCTGGTCAATCTCGCCAAGTCGCAGGAAAAAGAGGGAGCTCACATCCTCGACGTCAACGTCGACTTTGTTGGCCGTGACGGCGTTGCCGATATGCACGAACTCGCGTCGAGGCTTGCGACGGCGGTCAAGATACCGCTAATGTTCGACTCGACCGAGTGGGAAAAAATGGAAGCGGGCCTCGAGCACGCCGGGGGCAAGTCACTCTTAAATTCGACAAATTACGAGGACGGCGAACCGCGTTATTTGAAGGTCATCGACATCGCCAAGCGATACGGTGCGGGCATCGTTGTCGGCTTGATCGATGAGGACGGGATGGCGCGGCTCGCGACGGACAAGGTGCGCATCGCTCACCGTGCTTACAAGCAGGCGGTCGAAAACGGTATTTCGCCGCATGACATCTTTTTTGACCCCTTGGCATTGCCGATATCGACCGGGATCGAAGAAGACCGAAAGAATGCCGACGAGACGATCAAGGCGATCCGACAGATCAAGGCCGAGATGCCGGAGGCAAATATTATTCTCGGCGTTTCGAACATTTCATTCGGCCTTAATCCGGCCGCACGCGTGGTACTAAACTCAGTGTTTTTGCACGAGTGCGTCGAGGCCGGGATGAATTCGGCGATCGTCAATGCGTCTAAGATCCTGCCGCTGATGCGGTTTAACGAACACGAGATCGATGTCGCTCGCGACCTTATCTACGACCGGCGAAAATTTGAGGGTGACATCTGCATCTACGATCCGCTCGGCGAATTTTCGACGATGTTCGAGGGCAAGTCGGCGCAGTCGATCAAACCCGACATCTCGAATCTGCCGATCGAGGAAAAGCTAAAGCACCACATAATTGACGGCGAACGCATCGGGCTCGAAGATTCTCTGAAAGTCGCTCTCGAAAAATATCCGCCGCTTGAGATCATCAACGACATTTTGCTAGACGGTATGAAGACGGTCGGCGAACTTTTTGGCTCAGGTCAGATGCAGTTGCCATTTGTACTGCAGTCCGCTGAGTCGATGAAGGCAGCCGTAAAGTTCCTGGAGCCATATATGGAAAAGGCCGAGGGCTCGAACAAGGGCGTTCTCGTCCTCGCAACGGTAAAAGGTGATGTCCACGACATCGGTAAGAATCTGGTCGACATCATTCTTACCAATAACGGCTATAAGGTCGTCAATCTCGGCATTAAACAACCGATAGACGACATTCTGCGTGCGTGGGAGGAGACGGGCGGCGACGCGATCGGTATGAGCGGACTCTTAGTCAAATCAACGCTCGTTATGCGTGACAATCTAGAGCTAATGAATGAACGCGGCATAAAAGTGCCGGTCATCCTCGGCGGAGCCGCACTCAATCGCCGATATGTGGATCAAGACCTGATCCCGCTTTATAACGGAAAGCTCTTCTACGCTCGTGACGCCTTTGACGGCTTGCACGCGATGGACGGTATAACGAGTTTAGAGTCGTCGGGGTCTGATGTCGAGGTCAAATCAGTTGCGATTGGTGAGTCGTCGGAACCCGACGATGCGATCCAGACCGTTGTCGATGTCGAGGACCTCGTCGGTGATGATGCTAAGTTAGGCACTGCCGCCGCCCGAGTTTCGACGCGATCGGCCGGAGACACGACACATACGACCCGGTCGGCCATTTCCACTGATGTCGCTATCCCCAAGGCTCCGTTTTATGGCTCGAAGATAGTTGAAATAACCGATCTGACCAAAGTGTTTGATTTTATCAACGAGACCGCCTTGTTCAAGGGCCAATGGCAGTACAAACAGGGCAAGAAGTCGAAAGAGGAGTACGACGAAATCCTCGAAAGCACGGTTTATCCGAAGTTTGCGGAGGTCAAAGCCAAGGCAATACGCGAAAAACTGCTTGAGGCGAAAGTAGCTTACGGCTATTTTCCGTGTCAGTCGAAAGGCAATGATCTGATCATCTATCAGGATGATGAAAAGACAGAACGCGTGCGATTTACCTTTCCGCGGCAGGCGGTCGAGCAACGGGGAGGCAAGAATCTATGCCTCGCTGACTATTTTGCATCGGTTGAGTCCGGCAAGATCGATGTCGTAGCGTTTGACCTGGTCACTATGGGCCGCAAAGCAAGCGAGCACTCAGCAGAGTTGTTTAAGGCCGACAACTACACGGACTATCTGCTATTTCACGGACTGTCGGTCGAGTCTGCGGAAGCATTGGCCGAGATGTGGCATAAGCGTATCCGAGAAGAACTAGGAATTGCCGGTGATGACGCTCCCGCATTAACAAAGCTTTTCCATCAGGGATATCAGGGATCGCGATACGGATTTGGATATCCGGCGTGTCCCGATATCGAGGATCAGGCAAAACTATTTCAGTTGATCCCCGCCAAAGAAATCGGTGTCGAACTTAGCGAGGAGTTTCAGATGCATCCCGAGCAATCGACCTCCGCGATCATCCTTCACCATCCTGAGGCCAAGTACTTTAACATCGACTAA
- the glmM gene encoding phosphoglucosamine mutase, translated as MKELFGTDGIRGRANEFPLDSRTIAVIGRSLARQFGQTLQRPPKFVIGRDTRESGEFIERAFCSGAESAGAECVSAGVITTPGVAFLTKAEGFDAGVVISASHNPFHDNGLKIFLPSGKKIEESIERETERDIYGSISDIQHNDDRLPAVASDVFVDDYVAHLTNAVSGLRAEGIKIVLDCANGAASEIAPRVFRLLGADVIPIHHQPDGRNINEKCGSLHLEHLQAAVIENGADLGVAFDGDADRALFVDENGAIVDGDATLWAMAQYLKGHGRIQNSKVVATVMSNIGLEIAMRSIGIELIRAAVGDKYVLQQLLETDSEVGGEQSGHVIFARHSLVGDGIMTALFMLRAMVEKGVTLSHMADGFVRYPQVLVNVKVSQKLPFESVPAIAAAAKAVEDEIMGEGRLLLRYSGTENLARVMIEGKDQAQVETQANRIADVIRAEIGLDD; from the coding sequence ATGAAAGAGCTCTTTGGGACAGATGGCATTCGCGGACGGGCAAATGAATTTCCGCTTGATAGTAGAACGATAGCCGTCATCGGGCGTTCGCTGGCGAGACAGTTTGGCCAAACTCTTCAGCGACCGCCGAAATTCGTGATCGGCCGCGACACGCGCGAGTCGGGCGAGTTTATCGAACGAGCGTTTTGCAGCGGAGCCGAATCCGCAGGTGCAGAGTGTGTTTCGGCAGGTGTGATCACGACGCCGGGCGTGGCATTTCTGACCAAGGCCGAAGGGTTCGACGCCGGCGTCGTGATCAGTGCGTCGCATAACCCATTTCACGACAATGGTCTGAAGATATTTCTGCCGTCGGGCAAAAAGATCGAGGAATCGATCGAGCGCGAAACGGAACGTGATATTTATGGTTCAATCTCCGACATTCAGCATAATGATGACCGTTTGCCGGCTGTAGCCTCTGACGTTTTCGTTGACGACTATGTCGCCCATCTGACAAATGCCGTTTCCGGACTTCGTGCGGAAGGCATCAAGATCGTCCTGGACTGTGCAAACGGTGCCGCGTCGGAGATCGCGCCGCGGGTCTTTCGGTTGTTGGGGGCAGACGTGATCCCGATCCATCATCAGCCTGACGGACGCAACATCAACGAAAAGTGCGGATCGCTGCATCTCGAACATCTCCAGGCGGCGGTCATTGAAAACGGCGCTGACCTCGGCGTCGCATTTGACGGCGACGCGGACCGCGCTCTCTTTGTCGATGAGAACGGTGCGATCGTTGATGGCGACGCGACATTGTGGGCGATGGCACAGTACTTAAAAGGGCACGGCCGAATACAAAACTCCAAGGTGGTGGCGACCGTGATGAGTAATATCGGGCTTGAGATCGCGATGCGTTCGATCGGCATTGAACTGATCCGGGCGGCGGTCGGTGACAAGTATGTACTGCAGCAATTACTTGAGACCGATTCGGAGGTCGGCGGCGAACAATCAGGCCACGTTATCTTTGCCAGGCATAGCCTGGTCGGTGACGGCATTATGACCGCTCTGTTTATGCTGCGTGCAATGGTGGAAAAGGGTGTCACGCTGTCCCATATGGCTGACGGCTTTGTCAGATATCCTCAGGTACTCGTCAATGTTAAGGTGAGCCAAAAGTTGCCCTTTGAGTCGGTTCCGGCGATCGCCGCGGCTGCAAAAGCGGTCGAAGACGAAATTATGGGCGAGGGTAGGTTGCTGTTGCGGTATTCTGGCACCGAGAATCTGGCTCGTGTGATGATCGAGGGCAAGGATCAGGCTCAGGTCGAGACTCAGGCAAATCGTATCGCCGACGTCATTCGAGCCGAGATAGGCCTTGACGATTAG
- a CDS encoding VWA domain-containing protein yields the protein MKSRAYRTFATYLFLFSLLFSATGGVANAQSKPQKPDPNTGGGKKNTRPTPPTEEELKKAEEERKIREEEKNAIFDDTIEKVETNVVAVDAVVLNKKTGQIISGLNKANFAIFENGVKQNISSFATPDSPITVTLVVEYSKWTEILGSAGGGQFDPGTYEVIRPVAQFMTNFIKPPNDYASVIAYDIRPTPITDFTNDPGRIRATIDLLLRNRPAFRENAMFDALKLALVGGRADSVVLEKSKEEKSDYAGMVAVKSKRKAIILVASGIDTFSKIGYDEARRIIQEAGVPIYIISTGNLFYKMYEGRLGATDDLSGGPGRLTFLMAQNIMNTLARESGGRHFPMTFEAEVPSYLQSINALMRSQYSLTYDLAEKKPPGTRSKIEVKVDVDGDGVYDDKVYQVQHRPFYVTPGGGKPEKEKKKK from the coding sequence ATGAAAAGTCGGGCTTATCGCACTTTCGCCACTTACTTGTTCCTGTTTTCGTTGCTGTTCTCGGCCACCGGGGGCGTTGCCAACGCGCAGTCAAAGCCGCAAAAGCCGGACCCGAACACCGGCGGTGGAAAAAAGAATACTCGACCGACTCCGCCGACTGAAGAAGAACTGAAAAAAGCAGAAGAGGAACGCAAGATCCGTGAGGAAGAAAAAAACGCGATCTTTGACGATACGATCGAAAAGGTCGAGACCAACGTCGTTGCTGTTGACGCGGTCGTCCTCAACAAAAAGACGGGTCAGATCATCAGCGGCCTAAACAAAGCAAATTTTGCGATCTTTGAAAACGGCGTCAAACAAAATATTTCGAGCTTTGCGACACCAGATTCACCGATCACCGTCACGCTCGTTGTCGAATATAGCAAGTGGACGGAGATACTCGGCTCGGCCGGCGGCGGACAGTTCGACCCGGGCACGTATGAGGTGATCCGTCCCGTTGCTCAGTTTATGACCAACTTCATCAAGCCGCCAAATGATTACGCATCGGTGATCGCATATGATATCCGACCGACGCCGATCACAGATTTTACAAATGATCCGGGCCGCATCCGCGCGACGATCGACCTGTTACTCCGCAATCGACCGGCATTTCGCGAAAACGCTATGTTTGACGCCCTCAAACTCGCTCTTGTCGGCGGCCGGGCAGATTCGGTGGTGCTTGAAAAATCAAAAGAGGAAAAGTCGGATTATGCCGGAATGGTCGCGGTCAAATCCAAGCGAAAGGCGATAATCCTGGTGGCATCAGGCATCGATACATTCTCCAAGATCGGCTATGACGAAGCCCGGCGGATCATCCAGGAAGCCGGCGTACCGATATACATTATCAGCACCGGCAATCTATTCTATAAGATGTACGAAGGCCGTCTGGGTGCGACCGACGACCTCAGTGGCGGTCCCGGACGGCTGACATTCCTGATGGCTCAAAACATTATGAATACGCTTGCCCGTGAGTCGGGCGGACGACACTTCCCGATGACGTTCGAGGCTGAGGTTCCGAGTTATCTGCAGTCTATTAACGCTCTGATGCGCAGTCAATACAGCTTGACCTACGACCTTGCCGAAAAAAAACCGCCCGGCACGCGTTCGAAGATCGAGGTCAAAGTCGATGTTGACGGTGACGGCGTTTACGATGACAAGGTGTATCAGGTACAGCATCGCCCGTTTTACGTCACGCCGGGCGGCGGAAAGCCCGAGAAAGAAAAGAAAAAGAAGTGA
- a CDS encoding radical SAM protein: MSKRIVESYKRKLSVEEHYVVNRGGALRIALCYPNIHSIAMANLGLHTMYELFNAIPDVVCERVFLPDRNELAEYEKTGATLMSLETQSKVKSFDVIAFSISFETDYLNMARMLQLSGVPVWSKERTKGHPLVVMGGAASFLNPEPIADFTDVIAVGEGEVLAYQLIDAILENDSKEDILRQLALIGRGFYVPAFYDVIHNEDGTVSDYVPNEPGVPRRVGRALASVNPKEGTLRRALKRGEAELAEFLVNQDTFCPSTSVWSPGAEMGDRLLVEISRGCSQGCRFCWAGYNYYPPRVVPAKDILAKAREWRHKTNRIGLVSTAVCDHPEISTILSELRAMDYRISVSSLRLDQISDELLDALVESRDQQIAVAPETGSDRLRRVINKNLTNDEIVDICGSVFDRGMLTIKLYMMVGLPTETTEDLDEIFTLVERVKDRMLQAGKQFGRAGKIIASLNGFVPKPNTPLQWDAICGEKDLKQRIKYVAKGLSKIPNVEVRFMSARIAHEQALFSSGDRSVARVIDLAARYKDDLNRALRETGIDPAFHISRDRSYDEFLPWSIVDSGLSFEFLKTEHEKARASQSSLPCPAVEKCTTCGVCPTTWLADAPESLIQIQPLKVRAAMAAATA, translated from the coding sequence ATGAGTAAGCGCATCGTCGAAAGCTATAAACGGAAACTCAGTGTCGAGGAGCACTATGTCGTAAATCGCGGCGGAGCACTTCGTATTGCTCTCTGCTACCCCAATATTCACTCGATCGCGATGGCCAATCTCGGGCTTCATACGATGTATGAGCTTTTCAATGCGATACCGGACGTGGTGTGTGAACGCGTATTTTTGCCCGATCGCAACGAACTTGCCGAATACGAAAAGACCGGTGCGACGTTAATGTCGCTTGAGACACAATCTAAGGTGAAGAGCTTTGACGTGATAGCCTTTTCGATCTCGTTCGAGACCGACTATCTCAATATGGCGCGGATGCTCCAACTTTCCGGGGTGCCGGTATGGTCTAAGGAGCGCACCAAGGGCCATCCGTTGGTAGTGATGGGCGGTGCAGCGTCGTTCCTCAATCCGGAACCGATCGCTGACTTTACCGACGTGATCGCGGTCGGCGAGGGTGAGGTGCTGGCCTATCAATTGATCGATGCCATACTCGAAAATGACTCGAAAGAGGACATTTTGAGGCAATTGGCGCTGATCGGCCGCGGATTTTATGTACCGGCATTTTACGACGTCATCCATAATGAGGACGGTACAGTTTCGGATTATGTTCCCAACGAACCCGGCGTTCCGCGTCGGGTCGGACGAGCATTGGCCTCGGTCAACCCCAAAGAAGGTACGCTGAGGCGAGCCTTAAAGCGTGGCGAGGCGGAATTGGCGGAGTTTTTGGTCAATCAGGATACGTTTTGCCCATCCACATCTGTCTGGTCGCCGGGCGCCGAAATGGGCGACCGCCTTTTAGTCGAAATATCACGCGGCTGTTCGCAAGGTTGCCGATTCTGTTGGGCAGGCTACAACTATTACCCACCACGCGTCGTTCCGGCCAAGGACATACTTGCCAAGGCTCGCGAGTGGCGGCATAAGACCAACAGGATCGGACTCGTTTCGACCGCGGTCTGCGACCACCCGGAAATTTCAACGATCTTGAGTGAGTTACGGGCGATGGACTATCGGATCTCGGTCTCAAGCCTTCGTCTCGACCAGATTTCGGACGAGTTGCTGGACGCTCTGGTCGAGTCGCGTGATCAGCAGATCGCCGTTGCCCCTGAGACCGGTAGCGATCGGCTTAGACGCGTGATCAACAAGAATCTGACTAATGACGAGATCGTAGATATTTGCGGCTCGGTATTTGACCGCGGGATGCTGACCATCAAACTCTATATGATGGTCGGCCTGCCAACGGAAACGACAGAGGACCTCGACGAAATATTTACTCTGGTCGAGCGTGTCAAGGACAGGATGCTGCAGGCCGGCAAGCAGTTTGGCCGTGCCGGCAAGATCATTGCCTCGTTGAACGGCTTTGTCCCCAAACCAAATACGCCATTGCAATGGGACGCTATTTGCGGTGAAAAGGATCTGAAGCAGCGTATTAAATACGTTGCCAAAGGACTCAGCAAGATCCCAAATGTCGAGGTCCGCTTTATGTCGGCACGGATCGCTCACGAACAGGCACTGTTCTCATCCGGCGACCGAAGCGTGGCCAGAGTGATCGATCTCGCGGCCCGTTACAAGGACGATCTCAACAGGGCATTGCGCGAGACCGGGATCGACCCGGCTTTTCATATTTCGCGTGACCGCAGCTATGATGAGTTTCTGCCGTGGTCGATAGTCGATTCCGGTTTGTCGTTTGAGTTTCTTAAGACCGAACACGAAAAGGCCAGGGCATCTCAGTCGAGTTTGCCCTGCCCTGCAGTCGAAAAGTGTACTACCTGCGGCGTTTGCCCCACCACCTGGCTTGCTGACGCACCTGAGAGCCTGATCCAGATCCAACCGCTCAAGGTCCGCGCAGCGATGGCCGCCGCCACGGCCTAG
- a CDS encoding M1 family metallopeptidase, which produces MNNLISFVKGHINVIGFAACVVILLLCAGRGVAQTAPITRQAMLRGSITPEREWWDLLHYDLSVQFLPDTREIKGSNVITFKSLKPGRKMQIDLQTPLAITKVVYNGEELQFEREGNVYWVKFANEIPAGVESKIEISYGGRPTASTNPPWSGGVTWGRDDLGEHYITTTCQGIGASIWWPNKDIGYDEPDRGMKINITVPDNLVAVSNGRLKGVDHDIKNKTKTFHWQVVNPINNYGVNANIGNYVTWTEKYQGVAGPLDLSYWVLAHQKAVAMKQFKEVPRMMKAFEYWFGKYPWYEDGYKLVSVSYAGMEHQSSVTYGNWYRNGYRGRDVSFTGIGFKFDFIIVHESGHEWFGNNISMKDAADMWIHEGFTNYSENLFVEYYWGKKSGEDYVIGSRKNIRNDSPIIGTYGANREGSGDMYYKGGNMLHTIRQVVGDDVKWRSILQGLNKDLWHQTVTTNQVETYISQHAGIDLSKVFDQYLRGTKIPLFQYKIENNKLSFKYERVVNGFAMPLRVSVNGKEVVMTPTESMQSVSYPTDITSVEVNRNYLVDTENLK; this is translated from the coding sequence ATGAATAATCTCATCAGTTTCGTGAAAGGGCATATTAACGTAATCGGTTTTGCCGCGTGTGTCGTGATCCTTTTGCTTTGTGCCGGACGCGGTGTGGCACAAACTGCTCCGATAACCCGCCAGGCGATGTTGCGAGGGTCGATCACGCCTGAACGCGAATGGTGGGACTTACTGCATTATGACCTTTCCGTGCAGTTCTTGCCTGACACCCGGGAGATCAAGGGTTCGAACGTCATTACGTTCAAATCGCTGAAGCCCGGACGCAAGATGCAGATCGACCTGCAGACGCCGCTTGCGATCACCAAGGTTGTTTACAACGGCGAAGAGCTACAATTTGAGCGTGAAGGGAATGTCTATTGGGTCAAATTTGCTAATGAAATACCGGCGGGCGTCGAAAGCAAGATCGAAATCTCATATGGTGGAAGGCCGACGGCCAGCACCAATCCGCCCTGGAGCGGCGGTGTAACGTGGGGCCGCGACGATCTCGGCGAGCACTACATTACGACGACTTGTCAGGGGATCGGGGCGAGCATTTGGTGGCCGAATAAGGACATCGGTTATGACGAACCCGACCGCGGTATGAAGATAAATATAACCGTCCCGGACAACCTCGTCGCAGTTTCGAACGGCCGTCTCAAAGGGGTCGATCACGATATTAAGAACAAAACAAAGACGTTTCACTGGCAGGTCGTCAACCCGATCAATAATTATGGGGTAAATGCCAACATCGGCAATTACGTGACCTGGACGGAAAAATATCAAGGCGTTGCAGGGCCGCTCGATCTCAGTTATTGGGTTCTTGCACATCAGAAAGCGGTCGCGATGAAGCAATTCAAGGAAGTTCCGCGAATGATGAAGGCCTTTGAGTATTGGTTCGGCAAATACCCTTGGTATGAGGACGGCTACAAACTCGTGTCTGTGTCTTATGCCGGGATGGAGCATCAGAGTTCGGTCACCTATGGTAACTGGTATCGCAATGGCTATCGCGGCCGCGATGTCAGCTTTACGGGCATTGGTTTTAAGTTTGATTTCATCATCGTCCACGAATCCGGGCACGAATGGTTTGGCAACAATATCTCGATGAAGGACGCCGCCGATATGTGGATCCACGAAGGCTTTACCAATTACTCTGAGAATCTATTTGTCGAGTATTACTGGGGCAAAAAGAGCGGCGAAGATTACGTCATCGGCAGTCGTAAGAACATTCGTAACGACAGTCCGATCATCGGCACCTATGGTGCCAATCGTGAAGGCTCGGGCGATATGTATTACAAGGGCGGCAATATGCTGCACACTATCCGTCAGGTTGTCGGCGACGATGTAAAATGGCGGTCGATATTGCAGGGACTGAACAAGGATCTCTGGCATCAGACGGTCACAACGAATCAGGTCGAAACGTACATCTCGCAGCACGCAGGTATTGACCTGAGCAAGGTATTTGACCAGTATCTGCGCGGGACTAAGATACCGCTGTTTCAATACAAGATCGAGAACAATAAATTATCTTTCAAGTACGAACGGGTTGTGAATGGGTTTGCGATGCCTTTGCGGGTTTCGGTCAATGGCAAGGAAGTGGTGATGACGCCGACGGAGTCGATGCAGTCGGTGTCGTATCCTACAGATATCACCTCGGTCGAGGTTAACCGCAATTATCTTGTAGATACGGAAAATCTCAAATGA
- the aroB gene encoding 3-dehydroquinate synthase, which produces MLIKIETTEEQHRYNISVGSNTLSSSGKWAQKCLGHSAQRVVIVSNDKVFGLYGETVERSLADAGFAVTVWKMRDGERFKDLRSLDAALDSFAAAGLTRTDAVVALGGGVVGDLAGFAASIYLRGISFLQIPTTLLAMIDSSVGGKTGINSKFGKNTIGAFYQPKGVLIDPDLLATLDRREMTAGFCEAIKQGAIGSIDLLGKVAALLEKFPIEHLSDHFGDPKYRRSLAAIVADQVAFKAGIVSGDQRESAARRDRRSRKILNFGHTLAHALEKVTDYKYFRHGEAVGYGIIYAAELSKELALSDENVVKLLNDVVHRSGTLPKLDNIDPKLVIEAFRFDKKQVAGSLQMVLLQGIGKPVIISGDDIPLSAHLSALKRLIAR; this is translated from the coding sequence ATGTTGATCAAGATCGAAACCACCGAAGAGCAACACCGATATAACATTAGTGTCGGCAGCAACACATTGTCTTCGAGCGGGAAATGGGCTCAAAAGTGTCTGGGCCATTCAGCACAAAGAGTTGTCATTGTTTCGAATGACAAGGTTTTCGGCCTATACGGCGAGACGGTTGAACGGAGCCTGGCGGACGCAGGTTTTGCGGTCACAGTCTGGAAAATGCGAGACGGCGAAAGATTTAAGGACCTCAGATCGCTCGATGCGGCACTCGATTCATTCGCCGCGGCCGGACTTACACGAACTGACGCCGTTGTTGCCCTCGGCGGCGGCGTTGTCGGTGACCTTGCGGGATTTGCCGCTTCGATATATCTTCGCGGCATCTCTTTTTTGCAGATCCCTACGACTTTGCTGGCGATGATCGATTCTTCGGTGGGCGGCAAGACAGGAATAAACTCAAAATTTGGCAAAAACACGATCGGGGCGTTTTATCAGCCCAAAGGTGTTCTGATCGACCCTGATCTGCTCGCTACACTCGACCGGAGAGAGATGACCGCCGGATTTTGTGAAGCGATAAAGCAAGGTGCCATCGGCAGCATCGACCTCTTAGGTAAAGTTGCGGCATTACTTGAGAAATTTCCCATCGAACACTTGTCGGATCATTTCGGTGATCCTAAATATCGACGTTCACTGGCCGCGATCGTTGCCGATCAGGTCGCTTTCAAGGCGGGGATCGTGAGCGGTGATCAGCGTGAATCAGCGGCAAGGCGTGACCGACGATCACGAAAGATACTCAATTTTGGCCATACGCTCGCCCACGCACTCGAAAAGGTGACCGACTATAAGTACTTTCGGCACGGTGAGGCCGTAGGCTATGGGATCATATACGCGGCGGAGCTTTCAAAAGAACTTGCGTTAAGTGACGAAAACGTTGTAAAATTGTTGAACGATGTTGTGCATCGATCCGGCACTTTGCCGAAGTTGGACAACATCGATCCGAAACTGGTCATTGAGGCTTTTAGATTTGACAAGAAACAGGTTGCCGGTTCGCTACAAATGGTTCTTTTACAGGGTATCGGCAAGCCAGTGATCATTAGTGGTGATGATATCCCGCTATCCGCCCATTTATCTGCGCTCAAACGCCTTATTGCCCGATAG